A single region of the Cynocephalus volans isolate mCynVol1 chromosome 12, mCynVol1.pri, whole genome shotgun sequence genome encodes:
- the TMCC3 gene encoding transmembrane and coiled-coil domain protein 3 isoform X1 — translation MPGSDTALTVDRTYSDPGRHHRCKSRVERHDMNTLSLPLNIRRGGSDTNLNFDVPDGILDFHKVKLSAESLKQKILKVTEQIKIEQTSRDGNVAEYLKLVSSADKQQAGRIKQVFEKKNQKSAHSIAQLQKKLEQYHRKLREIEQNGASRSSKDISKDNLKDIQHSLKDAHMKSRTAPHSMESSKSGMPGVSLTPPVFVFSKSREFANLIRNKFGSADNIAHLKNSLEEFRPEPSTRAYGGSATIVNKPKYGSDDECSSGTSGSADSNGNQSFGAGGASTLNSQGKLTMILEELREIKDTQAQLAEDIEAVKVQFKREYGFISQTLQEERYRYERLEDQLHDLTDLHQHETANLKQELASIEEKVAYQASERSRDIQEALESCQTRISKLELHQQEQQALQTDTVNAKVLLGKCINVILAFMTVILVCVSTVAKFVSPMMKSRFHILGTFFAVTLLAIFCKNWDHILCAIERIIIPR, via the exons GTAGAACGTCATGACATGAATACCTTAAGCCTGCCCCTGAACATACGCCGAGGAGGGTCCGACACCAACCTCAACTTTGACGTACCAGATGGCATCCTGGACTTCCACAAGGTCAAACTCAGCGCAGAGAGCCTGAAACAAAAAATCCTAAAGGTAACAGAGCAGATAAAAATCGAGCAAACATCCCGCGATGGGAATGTTGCCGAGTATCTGAAACTAGTCAGTAGCGCGGACAAGCAGCAGGCTGGACGAATCAAACAAGTCTTTGAGAAGAAGAATCAGAAGTCAGCTCACTCCATTGCTCAGCTGCAGAAGAAATTAGAGCAGTATCACAGAAAGCTCAGAGAGATCGAACAGAATGGAGCCTCCAGAAGCTCAAAGGACATTTCCAAAGACAACCTGAAGGACATACAGCACTCTCTGAAAGATGCCCACATGAAATCTCGGACTGCTCCCCACAGCATGGAGAGCAGTAAATCAGGCATGCCAGGGGTATCCCTCACTCCACCCGTGTTTGTTTTCAGTAAGTCCAGAGAGTTTGCCAATTTGATCCGGAATAAGTTTGGCAGTGCTGATAATATTGCTCACTTAAAAAATTCCTTAGAGGAGTTTAGGCCTGAGCCGAGCACCAGGGCCTACGGGGGCAGTGCCACCATCGTGAACAAGCCCAAATATGGCAGCGACGACGAGTGTTCGAGTGGCACGTCAGGCTCGGCTGACAGTAACGGGAACCAGTCCTTTGGGGCTGGTGGAGCCAGCACACTGAACAGCCAGGGGAAGCTCACCATGATCCTGGAGGAACTGAGGGAGATCAAGGACACCCAAGCACAGCTGGCCGAGGACATCGAGGCAGTGAAGGTGCAGTTTAAGAGAGAGTATGGTTTTATTTCTCAGACCCTGCAAGAGGAGAGATACAG GTATGAGCGACTGGAAGACCAGCTGCATGACCTGACAGACCTGCATCAGCACGAGACTGCCAACCTGAAACAGGAGCTGGCCAGCATCGAGGAGAAGGTGGCCTACCAGGCCTCCGAGCGCTCGCGGGACATCCAG GAAGCCCTGGAATCGTGCCAGACACGCATTTCTAAGCTGGAGCTCCACCAGCAGGAGCAGCAAGCTCTGCAGACGGACACCGTGAATGCCAAAGTTCTCCTGGGGAAGTGCATAAATGTGATCCTGGCCTTCATGACCGTTATCCTCGTGTGTGTGTCCACCGTCGCAAAGTTCGTCTCGCCCATGATGAAGAGCCGCTTCCACATTCTTGGCACCTTCTTTGCAGTGACTCTTCTTGCAATCTTTTGTAAAAACTGGGACCATATTCTGTGTGCCATAGAAAGGATAATAATACCAAGATGA
- the TMCC3 gene encoding transmembrane and coiled-coil domain protein 3 isoform X2, with translation MNTLSLPLNIRRGGSDTNLNFDVPDGILDFHKVKLSAESLKQKILKVTEQIKIEQTSRDGNVAEYLKLVSSADKQQAGRIKQVFEKKNQKSAHSIAQLQKKLEQYHRKLREIEQNGASRSSKDISKDNLKDIQHSLKDAHMKSRTAPHSMESSKSGMPGVSLTPPVFVFSKSREFANLIRNKFGSADNIAHLKNSLEEFRPEPSTRAYGGSATIVNKPKYGSDDECSSGTSGSADSNGNQSFGAGGASTLNSQGKLTMILEELREIKDTQAQLAEDIEAVKVQFKREYGFISQTLQEERYRYERLEDQLHDLTDLHQHETANLKQELASIEEKVAYQASERSRDIQEALESCQTRISKLELHQQEQQALQTDTVNAKVLLGKCINVILAFMTVILVCVSTVAKFVSPMMKSRFHILGTFFAVTLLAIFCKNWDHILCAIERIIIPR, from the exons ATGAATACCTTAAGCCTGCCCCTGAACATACGCCGAGGAGGGTCCGACACCAACCTCAACTTTGACGTACCAGATGGCATCCTGGACTTCCACAAGGTCAAACTCAGCGCAGAGAGCCTGAAACAAAAAATCCTAAAGGTAACAGAGCAGATAAAAATCGAGCAAACATCCCGCGATGGGAATGTTGCCGAGTATCTGAAACTAGTCAGTAGCGCGGACAAGCAGCAGGCTGGACGAATCAAACAAGTCTTTGAGAAGAAGAATCAGAAGTCAGCTCACTCCATTGCTCAGCTGCAGAAGAAATTAGAGCAGTATCACAGAAAGCTCAGAGAGATCGAACAGAATGGAGCCTCCAGAAGCTCAAAGGACATTTCCAAAGACAACCTGAAGGACATACAGCACTCTCTGAAAGATGCCCACATGAAATCTCGGACTGCTCCCCACAGCATGGAGAGCAGTAAATCAGGCATGCCAGGGGTATCCCTCACTCCACCCGTGTTTGTTTTCAGTAAGTCCAGAGAGTTTGCCAATTTGATCCGGAATAAGTTTGGCAGTGCTGATAATATTGCTCACTTAAAAAATTCCTTAGAGGAGTTTAGGCCTGAGCCGAGCACCAGGGCCTACGGGGGCAGTGCCACCATCGTGAACAAGCCCAAATATGGCAGCGACGACGAGTGTTCGAGTGGCACGTCAGGCTCGGCTGACAGTAACGGGAACCAGTCCTTTGGGGCTGGTGGAGCCAGCACACTGAACAGCCAGGGGAAGCTCACCATGATCCTGGAGGAACTGAGGGAGATCAAGGACACCCAAGCACAGCTGGCCGAGGACATCGAGGCAGTGAAGGTGCAGTTTAAGAGAGAGTATGGTTTTATTTCTCAGACCCTGCAAGAGGAGAGATACAG GTATGAGCGACTGGAAGACCAGCTGCATGACCTGACAGACCTGCATCAGCACGAGACTGCCAACCTGAAACAGGAGCTGGCCAGCATCGAGGAGAAGGTGGCCTACCAGGCCTCCGAGCGCTCGCGGGACATCCAG GAAGCCCTGGAATCGTGCCAGACACGCATTTCTAAGCTGGAGCTCCACCAGCAGGAGCAGCAAGCTCTGCAGACGGACACCGTGAATGCCAAAGTTCTCCTGGGGAAGTGCATAAATGTGATCCTGGCCTTCATGACCGTTATCCTCGTGTGTGTGTCCACCGTCGCAAAGTTCGTCTCGCCCATGATGAAGAGCCGCTTCCACATTCTTGGCACCTTCTTTGCAGTGACTCTTCTTGCAATCTTTTGTAAAAACTGGGACCATATTCTGTGTGCCATAGAAAGGATAATAATACCAAGATGA